The genomic interval TAAGATGAGTATCAGTGCTAGCCATTTGTTGTCTAGCGGGTTTAGTTTTAGGGATGGCTTATGCAACGAGCGTAGTGCATAGGCCATGACAAGCTCTGTGATTATAAGCGAGGTGAACACGGTTGTTCTGGCCTCGATTTCTGGCTCGCCCCTGGCCAGCAATATGTGGAAGCTTCCTGTTAGTAGGAGAGTTAAGAGGACGGGCACCACTACAAAGTAGACTATTATCTCTTTCTTGGAAAATAGTGGCTCTCCTGGCTTTCTCGGGGGCCTGAAGATTAGGTCTTTTTCTCCCTTTTCCAGGCTCAGGGCGAGTGCAGGAGGACCGTCGGTTACGAGGTTTACCCAGAGGATCTGTGTGGCTGTGAACGGGAGGGGTAGCCCGAGAACTGCGGTAGAGAGTGGTAGGAGTAGCTCTGCGAAGTTTGCCGAGAGGAGGTAGACTATGAACTTCTTGATGTTCTCGAATATTTCTCTGCCGAGCTTTATTGCTTCAACTATTGTGGCAAAGTTGTCGTCTGCTAGGATGAGGTCTGAAGCTTCTTTGGCTACTTCTGTCCCTGTTTTGCCCATTGCTATACCTATGTCTGCGGCTTTCAGGGCTGGAGCATCGTTGACTCCGTCGCCTGTCATTGCGACGATGTGCCCCCTCTTCTTTAGGGCGTTTACTATGCGGAGCTTGTGTTCTGGCGATACGCGTGCGTAGACCCTTATTTTTTCCACCTTGCTGTAGAGCTCCTCGTCGCTCATTTTTTCTAGGTCTCTGCCGGTAATCGCTATGTCTTCTTTATTCATCATGCCTAGTTGCCGTGCTACAGCTACCGCTGTTAGTAGGTGGTCCCCAGTGATCATGGCAACGTTTATTCCTGCCTGCTTGCAGGTTTCCAGGGCCTCCTTGACTTCTGGCCTGGGGGGGTCTATCATTGATACTATGCCTAGGAAGACCAGGTTCTTCTCGGCGTCTTCCCCTATTTCCTCTTCGTCGCCCTCCAAATACCTGTATGCTAAGGCCAGGTTTCTCAGCCCCTGGGAGGCTAGTTCATCGTTTGCTTTGAGTATTTCCCTCTTGGTTTCCTCTGTTAGTGGTTGTACTTCTCCATTTATAGTAGCTATTTGTGTAGAAAGAGCGACTATTATGTCTGGGGCCCCCTTCACAAAGAGAATCTTTTTCCCGTTAAGGATGTGGAGAGTAGACATTCTTTTTCTCTCGGACGAGAATGGGACCTCGCTTAGCCTTGGCATAACCTCCTTTACTCCGGCTTTGTATGCAAGCGTCTTTAGCGCTATTTCTGTTCCGTCTCCCTGGCCAATCCATTCACCATTGATCTCTTGGAGCTCTGAGTCGTTGTTGTTTAGCCCAGCAAGTAGCAATAGTCTTAGGCCTTCGTATTGTTTCGGGTCGATGACTTGTGTGTTTATTCTGAATTCTCCCTTGGGGGCATAGCCCGTGCCTGTAACATCTATTATTGTGTCCCTCATCCATATCTTTGTGACGGTCATCTCGCCCTTTGTCATTGTCCCCGTCTTGTCAGAGCAGATATAGGTGGTTGAGCCCAGGGTTTCTACTGCTGGGAGACGCCTGACTATCGCGTTTCTCTTTGCCATTTTATATACGCCTATAGCCAATGAGCTCGTCACGACGACTGGTAGTGCCTCTGGGACGGCGGCAACGGCCAGGCTAATCGTCCAGATGATTATGTCTAGTACAGAGTATCCCCTTATGAAGAAGCCTGTCAGAGAGACGACGAAAGCTACGCCGATCATTAGGACTAGGAGCCACCTGCTTAGACCAGAGAGCTCCTTTTCAAGTGGCGTGGTTTTCTCCTCGGCGGACTCGATTGCCGACGCGATTTTCCCTAGCACGGTGTTTTTGCCCGTGGCTACTACGACGGCTTTCCCCTTGCCGTAGACCACTACTGTGCCGGCGAAGGCCATGTTTACCCTGTCCGCGACTTCTGTGTCCTCTGGAAGCTTCTCTGTGGATTTTTCGACAGGGGTTGATTCTCCTGTGAGGGGAGACTCGTCCATCCTGAGGCTCACGGTCTCAAATATCCTTGCATCTGCCGCTACTTTGTCCCCGCTCTGTAGGATGAGGACGTCTCCGGGGACAACTTCGCTTGCGTCAATCATTACTGGTTTTCCGTCGCGTAGAACGAGTGCTCTTGGGGATGCCATCTTCTTTATGGCTTCTAGCGCGCGTTCAGCACGGTATTCTTGGTAGAAACCGATGATAGCGCTCAGGATCACTAAGACTATTATTATGATTGAGTCGAAGGCTTCGCCTATAGAGAATGAGAGGATAGAAGCGAAGATCAAGAGTAACACAAGGGGATTTTTAAACTGGTTCAAGAAGATTATCAAGGGGTGAGTCCTCTTTTCCTCCACGACAACATTGTATCCATATGTTCTGAGACGTTCCCCTGCCTCTACGCTTGTTAAACCCCCTGGGGAGCTCTCTAGCGTCTGGAAGACTTCGTCTATGTCGAGGGCGTGCCAGGGAGGCTGTTTATGGCTCATGGTCTGCACATAGCACTGTTGAAAAGGCACGGTTTAAAGTTAACTTATTTTAGAGAAGTAACAATAGTCTAGGCTAGACGTACCAGCTTGGTAGCTGTTCGCCTTCTTTGGGTTTGGCCTCTTCTAGTATTTTTTTGGCCTCTTCCTCTTTTTCCCTTATCTGGTTGATGACCTTTTCTATTTCTTCTAGGCTTATTGATATGCCGTAGAGCTTGGAGAAGGCGATTATTACCTCTTTGGCGGCGGCGAAGTTTGGCTCGGAGGTCTGTGTGCTACCCATGAGGACGAAGGCGTCTAGTCCCCTTAGGGAGGCTAGTGCTGGTAGGAGGCCGCATGCGCCTGTGATTGTTCCTCCACTGCTCCTCTTTGCGCCGATGGATTCAAGTTTTTCTCCTAGTCTTTGGGTGGCCAACGCGTAGTATACGCCTGTCTCTGCTTCTTCTATTGCTGTCCCGCATAGGCCGACTACTTCCCTTCCACCGAGGGATACGAAGAGATCGAGGACTTTTTCTGCTACCTCATACTGGGCCCATACGGTGGGCTGTACCTCGCTTGTCAAGAAGAGGAAGTCCCGCTCTGTGCCGCTGTAGTAGTAGAACTTGTAGGAGGGTAGCTGGAGTTCTCCCTGGTTTGTCACGAAGACGCCGACGTTGCCGGCCGGCAAGAGGATCCCGGGCCCTATGAGTTCGGCTACTTTTTCTAGGTCGAGTCTTGAGACGATGTAGTCAACGGCTATTTTGCCGACGAGCCCTATGCCGGGCAGTCCCTGGACTAGGACGCCGTCTCTGAGCTTGATGTCCTTGTATGTTATAAGCGTGTACCCGTCTAGTTTTTGGATCTTCATTTGTACCTGAGTGGTTTTATAGATGTCTAAAATAAAAAGACTGCGACTATCGGGGAAACTGTTTTTAAACACATGTGTGTAATTTGAGACAGTGATGACCGCTTGCGAAGCTGACTAGTGATGTGTACCAAACCGGCTGAAAAAGTCAGACGGGTAAGTTGTCTTCACGGCGGGGGCTCGTCGCCGAGAGTACTCATCATCTAGGCTTTATTAGCGTTAAATAGGTTTAAGAAGTTTTGCCATACCTTGTTCTTTATGTCTTGGACTGGCACATTCTTTATTTGCGAGAGTATTTGCAGTGTTTCCGGCACGAGTTTGGGGTTTAGGTAGAGGCCCCTATAGTTGTATGGCCCGTCACTCTCTGTCAAAATGAGGTTTAGCGGCAGTTGTTCTGCTATCTTTCTGGATTTTTCCTGGATCTTGATCGAGGCATTGATTGTTACGTAGTAGCCTGACTGGATGATTTCTTTTAGGAGATTGATTGGCCCCGTCCACCAGTGTAACACGACTCTCTCTGCTTTTTTCTCGCGTAGAACGTCTAGGACTTCTCCCCACGCCCCCGCGGAGTGAATGTTGAGAGGCTTGCCGGACTTTGTGGCCGCGTCGACGAATTGGTTGAAGATTCGTAGCTGGTCCTGTAGCGTGTTTTCTGGCACGAATTTCTTGTCGAGCCCGACTTCTCCTATGCAGTCGGCGTCCCTAACTAGGTCCAAGACTTTTTCTGCTTCGCCCTCAAGATTCGCTTGTTCTTTTATCTTCCATGGATGAATACCTACGCACGCCTTAATGTTTTCTGGGAAGAGGTCTCTTAGTTCGAGTGTTCTAAGAGAAGATTCGTAGTCCTCTGCCACTGCTACTAGGATGTATCCTTCGTGGATGAAGTCTTCTATTTCCTCTTTTTTGAAGTCTGAGAGGTGTACATGTGCATCTATTATCCTCACTTTATTTCATCACCTTGAAAACGTCTTGGATGTCATAGCCGAAGCTTTCCCTATAGAGGGACGCAATACTCTCGGCTAGGTCTCTACTTGCGGCAACAAGTATGTAGACTCTCTCTTTGAGAGATAGAAGGGGTGGGTTCCCGTCTTTGCCCCCTATGAGTGTATATGCTCCAGCCTCCCGTGCTATGAGTTGGGCGGCCGCCATGTCTACGATTCTCATTGTTCCCCATGCATCTATGTATGCGTCTATGCTTCCAGAGGCGAGCATCGCGAGCTCTAGGCTGGCTGAGCCTAGCATCCTTAGGGCTACCCCGTGTGTCGCAAGCCTCGACACGAAGATTGATGGGAGAAAGCTTGCCTTGGGGGGAGAACTGACAGCTATTACTTTGCTTTCGAGGCCGTCACTACTGGTTTTTGCTTCAATCTTTTTGCCGTTTAGGTAGGCTCCTCTATCCCTCAGGGCATAGAATTCCAGGCTTAGGAGAGGGGCATATACAACGCCGCCAAAAACGTTTTCGAGGGTCTCTCCCCTTGCAACAGCTATGGAAACGGCAAATAAGGGGGCTCCGCGCTTGTAATTTCTGCTCCCGTCAAGTGGGTCTATAATAAAAGTGTAGCTTCCTCCGTCCCCAAAGGTTTTTTCCCCAATTTCCTCTGAAACTACCCTAAAGCTTCCAATTTTTTCCTGGAGGTAGCTAATCGCCGTCTGTTCGGCTACTAGGTCTCCGAGAAGTGAGATATCTCCGCCGCTCCCCCTGCCCTGTTCTTTGGCCCCAGTTCCCTCTTCTAGTACTTTGAGGGCCTCGGCTGCCGCCCTTCTTGCGGCTGTCCTAATTGTCTCGAGTATCTCTGCATCGTCCATGAAGCTTCATCTCTCCTGTAGCGGCTAGAGTTCAACTATGTCTGCCTGGAGCGTGTCCAGGTTTACTATTGCGTATGTTCGTTTTCCTGCCAGGTATCCGGACAGGGTGCCCGGGTTCAAGACAAGGGCTTCGCCTACTTGTTGGACGTCTATCTGATGGGTGTGGCCATACACTACGAGCCTAAAGTCCCCGCTCTTGGCCAGGGCCTTCGCAAATTTCTGTGTTTTTTCTAGGCTACCGACGCCGTGGATCACGGCTATGCTGTAAGGCTCAATCGTTACGAAGAGGGGCTGCTCCTCAAGTGTTATTCCTAGCTCGTCTGCCGCCTTTTTTAGAAGCAGTTTCTCGCCGTCATTGTTCCCGAAAACTGCGTAGAGCTTCAGGCCCTTAAACATTCGTAGGGCAAATGGGGATACGATGTCTCCCGCATGTATTATGGCTTCAATGTTTTCCTTTTTTACATGCTCGATGAAGAGGCTTATCGCCTCTAGATTGTCGTGGGAATCCGACACAACTGCTATTCTCTTCACGTTCGACACCAAGATATTAATACTTGAAGTGTTTTAATCTTTCCGTAATGACCAGCAATAACACTAATCAGGTTCATCATGTTGAGAGCGGGGGTGGCGGCCAAGCTAGCAGTGTAACTACCAAGATGATAAACAAGGCGGCTTGGCTACTAAGCGAGGGCAGAGTTGTCAAGATTAGCCCCTATCTCTACTACGTTATCGGGAAAAACAGCAAGCACCTGGTTAGATACGAGAACGGCAAGTTCATTTGTACATGTAAAGGGTTCCAGGAAAAGGGTGTATGCTCTCATGTCATAGCAGTTGTTACGCTTAGCGAGCTGAAGGACGCAGACGCGTTTCTAGACGAAAGGATAAGGGAGAGAATAAGCAGAGAACTGAGGCAACTCTACAGGAAATAGTTTTCCTTATTTGTCTTGGCGCTGGGAGCCATAGGAAAAACCATATTCTTTTATTGCTTTGTCGATTGTTTCCTTTATCGAGGAGAAGCTCGTAGAGCTGAAGACTTTCCTCGCGAAGTGTATTCCTATTGGGTAGATAAAGGAGATCGAGAAGATTATCGTTATGCTCCTGCCTAATAGTGTTGCCACTAGGGCCTTTTCCTTGGGGACGCCAAGTAGAATATAGAGGGTTATGAGTGCCGCGTCTATGCTTCCAACCATGAATGGGATGCCTATGGACGCAAGCGAATATATTGTGAGTATCGTGTATCCTGGACCTATGAGAAATGGGTTAACCTCTACACCGATGGCCTTGAGAGAAAAGTAGGGAGTCATGATGCCCGCTACCCACTGTACCAGGAGGAATATTATTGCGCCCCATAGGTAGATGTTCCTAGGATTAAAGTCTCGAGAAGACTGCGCCACGTATGCTAGAAAGGTGTCTAGGTCTTTCTCAAATTTGTCTAGAGACTTTGCCTTCAGCCTTACAGCTATGCCTAAAACAGCCTTCTTTATTATTTGAGGCTTCCAGAGAAAGAGGTATAGCAGTGCAGACGCAAGGAGGGTCGCTACCACGATGCCCATGTATAGGAGAAAGTATTGCTCATAGAATTTAAGGAGGTTTATGGCCAAGAGAGACGTGAAGACAATGAAGATAACCATTGTTATGTTTATGAGGAACCTATAGAAGACCGTATAGCTGACTGCTCTCGGCCAGTCCCCCTTTGTCCTTAGAAATATAGCCCTCGCGACGTCACCCTCTATGAAGGCCCCGGGCAACAATATGTCTACGAGCCATGCAAGCATCGAGCCACCTAGCGCGTCCCAGAAGGAAAGATTGAAGCTTTTCTTGCAGAGCAACCAGAAGGCCGCGGCGTGTGCAAGGTAGTAGGTCGCCTCAAAGACAAAGATGGGCAACAGGTCTAGTGGCTCGATGTTTGAGAGGGCTTCTAGGAAGTTTTCGACGTTGAAATTGTACAGTGTATATGCAAAGATGACTAGAACGATTAGGAGCTCCAGGACGAGTACAAGCCTCTTCTTTGCTATGGGCATAGCAGGGTCACTTCGGGAATATTTACCTTACTTAGGTTACCGTGTGGGTCTAAAAAAATATTACTAACCATGAAGATAGCATTTGACGTGAAGATAGCTGTACTCGGAGGTGGACTGGCGGGAACCGCTTTTGCCTACGAGGCGTCGAGACGCGGCTTTAGCGTTACACTGGTAGAAAAGGAGGAAAGGCTGGGGGGCCTTCTTAGGAGCGAAAACATCGATGGATATGTTTTCGACGCTGGGGGCTCACATATACTTTTTTCGCGTGACCAGCGGAGGATGAGGTTCTTTTTGGGGTTGCTTGGTAACAACGTTGTGAGGCATAGAAGGGACGCCCGGGTATACTTTGAGGGGAAGTATGTAAAGTATCCTTTCGAGAACGGGCTATACATGCTTTCCCCTGATTTCCGCTATAGGGCTCTGCGAGACTTGCTAAACAAGTATATCAAGCATAGATGTGGCGAAGCGGAAAATGTCTCGAACTTTGAGGAGTGGATATACGCAACCTTTGGGGAGACGATTGCCGACAGCTATCTTATACCCTACAACCGCAAACTATGGAAACGCGACCTAAAACAAATCTCGCTTGAATGGGTCGGCAACCGTGTTCCGAACCCCCCGCTCGACGACCTCTTGAAGACAGCCGTAGGCATAAACACGGAGGGCTACCTTCACCAGCTCAACTTTGTCTATCCACGCGTGGGGGGAATACAGGAACTCGTCAATGCGTTTGAGTCAAGGCTGAGAAAAAACGGTAATGTCGAGTTAAGGCTCGGGCAAAGAGTAGATGCCATAGACCCTAGAGCCAAGAGTATAGTGCTGAGCAACGGCGAGACCCTGCAATACGACAGGGTGGTTTCAAGCCTGCCTCTCCCCGAGGTGGCGAGGATAGCTGGGCTAAGGGGCTTCCCACACCTCGACTACAATTCCCTCATAGTCGTCGGCATAGGCCTCCGGGACACGAGGCTTCCACGCTACCACTGGGTATATTTCCCAGACGAGGAGACAATTTTTCACAGGATAGCGTTCCTAAGCAACTATAGCCCATTCATGGCGCCCCGTAACGGCGCAAACATTATTGCAGAAATAACTGTTCCACCCAGCGAGAGGCTCGACCCCGAAAAATCGGTGCAGAAAACAATCGAGGGCCTAGAGGCTGTGGGCTTGATAAGGGGGGACAGGGTAGAGGTTGCCAAGGCGTGGTTCTGGAAGTATGGCTACGTTGTCTACGACAGGAACTATTCTAAGAACGTTAAACGTGCAAGGCGGGAGCTACGAGACGCGGGTATAATGACCATCGGCAGGTTTGGGCTGTGGAGCTACCTAAACATGGACGACGTGGTCTTCAGCTCCTTCGAGGCTGCACGCGCCCTGAGGTGAGTAAGTGTGCCAGAGAACTATCCAAAAGTAAGCATAATAATAGTCAACTTTAAGGGCACTGCTTCTCTGGTGAAGTGTCTAAGGAGCGTGCTCCAGACCGACTACCCGGACTACGAGGTTATAGTCGTCGACTCTCTAACAGAGAACATTGAGGAAAAGATACGGGAAGAAATAGGGCCCACAGACAGGGTCAAAATTATACATTTCGACAGGGACATAGGGGCTGCTGGCTCACACAACATTGGCGCGATGGCTAGCTCGCCCCAGAGCAAGTACCTAGTCTTCCTCGACAACGACGTCGAAGTAGAAAAAGACTGGCTGAAACACTTGGTAAAGACAGCCGAAGAACTGCCCAACGTTGGCTGTGTACAGGCAAAAGTCGTGTCCCAGAGCAACCAGGGCAGAATGGACCACGCGGGCCTCGCGATAGACTTGACGGCGACGTGGGTCTCCACATACGGCTTCGACGAGCAGATCTTTAGACAGCCAATAGCCCTCTTCGTGGCTTCCTCAGCGGCCCTGCTAACCCCACGCGAACTATACTTTAGGCTTGGGGGCTTCGACAGTAGCTACTTCATATATGACGACGACACCGACTATACTTGGCGTGTGAGGCTCGCCGGCTACAATACTGTCCTAGAGCCGCGGGCGGTCGTCCACCACGAAGACAAGATCTCGAGCAGGCTACGGTTTGACAAGCTGTACTTCGGCTACCGGAACAGGATACAAAACGTGGTAAAAAACATGGAGCCAGAAAACATGTTGCCAACATTCCTTGTAACACTCTACCTGGGGTACTTGTCGTCAGTTGTGCTCGCGTTGTCTGGAAGGAAAGAGTCCGCAGCCTACATGCTCGCGGCCTGGAGAGTACTGACGAGCCTCCCGAGAAACATTGCTAAGAGAAGAAGAGTTTACATGCTGAGAAGGGTCCCAGACAGGGCTTTCTTGCAAAAGGGTTTCATGCAGCGAAACCTCTTCGGGGCAATAACGATGAGTAGGGCCCTCCTTATACGCGCACTCAAAACAAAAAAGTAGTCTGAGGCTTTGTGGGAAAAATTCCCTTGCAACAACACATTTATAAGCACCGGTCTACGCTAAGTGCTTGACGTGGTGAACCCACGAGCGAAAAGAAAATGTATAACTCGAATATAGAGACAAAAGAAGTAAAAATAGCAGATATAACTCCAAACACACGCAAATTCTCTGTAACCTTTAAAGTACTAGACGTTGGAGAAGAAAAAGAAATAACCTCTAGGAGGGACGGCACCTCTCACAGAGTAGCAGACGTCCTCGTAGGAGACGAGACAGGCGTAGCAGTCCTCACCGCCTGGGACGACCAGATAGACCAGTTCAAAAGCGTAGTTGGAGACACAGTCTCACTTGTCAACGGCTACGTTTCACTCTACCAGGGAAAGCTCAGGCTCGGCCTCGGAAGATTTGGATCCATAAAGGCCGCAGAAAACAAAATCGAAGAAGTAAACCAGGAAAACAACATTTCAGAGAAAGAGTTCGAAGAAGATTTTTCCTCGAGAAGGAGAGGACGCGGCTCTTACCAAAGATCCCGTAGATACTATTAAAGAGTAAAGAAAAAGACTCAACATTTTAGCTTTATTTTTACCTTGGATATTTCTATTCCCATGGGTTTTCCTTTTCGACAACGATTACTACTAGGTCGTTTACATTTGTACCAGTATAGCCTGTCTTTATGTGTCCTCCGGCTTTCTGGAAGAAGCTGTAGCTGTCATTGTTTTCTAGGTATGCTTCTGGCGAGAGGCCGAGTTTTTGTGCTTTTTCATAGGTATAGCCGTCTACTACTGCTCCCGCGACGTCTGTGGGCCCGTCCCGGCCATCGCTGCCGGCCGAGGCTATTGCTATCCTTTGTTCTCCCTTCAGGGCTATCGCGGCTGAGAGGGCTAGCTCTTGGTTTCTCCCGCCTGTGCCCCGGCCTCTGACGGTTACGGTGGTTTCTCCCCCGGCGAGTATGACTGCTGGTGGGGGGACTGGGTTCCCGGTTTTGAGGACTTCTTTTGCTATGGCTGCAAGTATTTTTCCGGCTTCTCTGGCTTCTCCCTCGAGCATCGAGGTGAGGATGACTGTGTTGTAGCCCATTTCCCGTGCCTTGCTGGCCATCGCGTTGAGTGAAATTATGTTGCTTGCGATTATCCTGTTATGTACTTTTTCGAATACTGGGTCTCCCGGCTTGGGTGTTTCTGGAATTTTGCCTGCTATGCCGTCTTCCAGGATCTTCTTGATTGATTGGGGGACCTCTTCCCATAGGCCGTACTTTTTCACTATGTTGACCGCGTCGTGGTAGGTCGTGGGGTCTGGGACTGTTGGGCCAGAGGCAATTATGTCCATCCTGTCGCCGACGACGTCGCTTATCATGAGGGCTACAAGTGTGGCTGGGTAGGCGTGCTTGGCGAGCCAGCCGCCCTTAAGCCTTGAAA from Thermofilum adornatum carries:
- a CDS encoding metallophosphoesterase; the encoded protein is MSNVKRIAVVSDSHDNLEAISLFIEHVKKENIEAIIHAGDIVSPFALRMFKGLKLYAVFGNNDGEKLLLKKAADELGITLEEQPLFVTIEPYSIAVIHGVGSLEKTQKFAKALAKSGDFRLVVYGHTHQIDVQQVGEALVLNPGTLSGYLAGKRTYAIVNLDTLQADIVEL
- a CDS encoding protoporphyrinogen/coproporphyrinogen oxidase — protein: MKIAFDVKIAVLGGGLAGTAFAYEASRRGFSVTLVEKEERLGGLLRSENIDGYVFDAGGSHILFSRDQRRMRFFLGLLGNNVVRHRRDARVYFEGKYVKYPFENGLYMLSPDFRYRALRDLLNKYIKHRCGEAENVSNFEEWIYATFGETIADSYLIPYNRKLWKRDLKQISLEWVGNRVPNPPLDDLLKTAVGINTEGYLHQLNFVYPRVGGIQELVNAFESRLRKNGNVELRLGQRVDAIDPRAKSIVLSNGETLQYDRVVSSLPLPEVARIAGLRGFPHLDYNSLIVVGIGLRDTRLPRYHWVYFPDEETIFHRIAFLSNYSPFMAPRNGANIIAEITVPPSERLDPEKSVQKTIEGLEAVGLIRGDRVEVAKAWFWKYGYVVYDRNYSKNVKRARRELRDAGIMTIGRFGLWSYLNMDDVVFSSFEAARALR
- a CDS encoding PAC2 family protein is translated as MKIQKLDGYTLITYKDIKLRDGVLVQGLPGIGLVGKIAVDYIVSRLDLEKVAELIGPGILLPAGNVGVFVTNQGELQLPSYKFYYYSGTERDFLFLTSEVQPTVWAQYEVAEKVLDLFVSLGGREVVGLCGTAIEEAETGVYYALATQRLGEKLESIGAKRSSGGTITGACGLLPALASLRGLDAFVLMGSTQTSEPNFAAAKEVIIAFSKLYGISISLEEIEKVINQIREKEEEAKKILEEAKPKEGEQLPSWYV
- a CDS encoding glycerate kinase type-2 family protein, whose protein sequence is MSEASEHARMIAVTLILEGISAADPVKAVKNFLKLDGDTLVLGDWTRIPLKGKVIVVGSGKASGGMALAVEEMLGNRITGGVVSIPEELVEKYSGSLSRVKVVGATHPRASQKSVEAGQRIVESVRGLSGEDVVIALFSGGGSALAELPVEGVGIDEIGELSIKLMKAGANIVELNTVRKHLSRLKGGWLAKHAYPATLVALMISDVVGDRMDIIASGPTVPDPTTYHDAVNIVKKYGLWEEVPQSIKKILEDGIAGKIPETPKPGDPVFEKVHNRIIASNIISLNAMASKAREMGYNTVILTSMLEGEAREAGKILAAIAKEVLKTGNPVPPPAVILAGGETTVTVRGRGTGGRNQELALSAAIALKGEQRIAIASAGSDGRDGPTDVAGAVVDGYTYEKAQKLGLSPEAYLENNDSYSFFQKAGGHIKTGYTGTNVNDLVVIVVEKENPWE
- a CDS encoding lysylphosphatidylglycerol synthase transmembrane domain-containing protein, which produces MPIAKKRLVLVLELLIVLVIFAYTLYNFNVENFLEALSNIEPLDLLPIFVFEATYYLAHAAAFWLLCKKSFNLSFWDALGGSMLAWLVDILLPGAFIEGDVARAIFLRTKGDWPRAVSYTVFYRFLINITMVIFIVFTSLLAINLLKFYEQYFLLYMGIVVATLLASALLYLFLWKPQIIKKAVLGIAVRLKAKSLDKFEKDLDTFLAYVAQSSRDFNPRNIYLWGAIIFLLVQWVAGIMTPYFSLKAIGVEVNPFLIGPGYTILTIYSLASIGIPFMVGSIDAALITLYILLGVPKEKALVATLLGRSITIIFSISFIYPIGIHFARKVFSSTSFSSIKETIDKAIKEYGFSYGSQRQDK
- a CDS encoding TatD family hydrolase, translated to MRIIDAHVHLSDFKKEEIEDFIHEGYILVAVAEDYESSLRTLELRDLFPENIKACVGIHPWKIKEQANLEGEAEKVLDLVRDADCIGEVGLDKKFVPENTLQDQLRIFNQFVDAATKSGKPLNIHSAGAWGEVLDVLREKKAERVVLHWWTGPINLLKEIIQSGYYVTINASIKIQEKSRKIAEQLPLNLILTESDGPYNYRGLYLNPKLVPETLQILSQIKNVPVQDIKNKVWQNFLNLFNANKA
- a CDS encoding SWIM zinc finger family protein, with the translated sequence MTSNNTNQVHHVESGGGGQASSVTTKMINKAAWLLSEGRVVKISPYLYYVIGKNSKHLVRYENGKFICTCKGFQEKGVCSHVIAVVTLSELKDADAFLDERIRERISRELRQLYRK
- a CDS encoding inositol monophosphatase family protein — protein: MDDAEILETIRTAARRAAAEALKVLEEGTGAKEQGRGSGGDISLLGDLVAEQTAISYLQEKIGSFRVVSEEIGEKTFGDGGSYTFIIDPLDGSRNYKRGAPLFAVSIAVARGETLENVFGGVVYAPLLSLEFYALRDRGAYLNGKKIEAKTSSDGLESKVIAVSSPPKASFLPSIFVSRLATHGVALRMLGSASLELAMLASGSIDAYIDAWGTMRIVDMAAAQLIAREAGAYTLIGGKDGNPPLLSLKERVYILVAASRDLAESIASLYRESFGYDIQDVFKVMK
- a CDS encoding cation-translocating P-type ATPase, which codes for MSHKQPPWHALDIDEVFQTLESSPGGLTSVEAGERLRTYGYNVVVEEKRTHPLIIFLNQFKNPLVLLLIFASILSFSIGEAFDSIIIIVLVILSAIIGFYQEYRAERALEAIKKMASPRALVLRDGKPVMIDASEVVPGDVLILQSGDKVAADARIFETVSLRMDESPLTGESTPVEKSTEKLPEDTEVADRVNMAFAGTVVVYGKGKAVVVATGKNTVLGKIASAIESAEEKTTPLEKELSGLSRWLLVLMIGVAFVVSLTGFFIRGYSVLDIIIWTISLAVAAVPEALPVVVTSSLAIGVYKMAKRNAIVRRLPAVETLGSTTYICSDKTGTMTKGEMTVTKIWMRDTIIDVTGTGYAPKGEFRINTQVIDPKQYEGLRLLLLAGLNNNDSELQEINGEWIGQGDGTEIALKTLAYKAGVKEVMPRLSEVPFSSERKRMSTLHILNGKKILFVKGAPDIIVALSTQIATINGEVQPLTEETKREILKANDELASQGLRNLALAYRYLEGDEEEIGEDAEKNLVFLGIVSMIDPPRPEVKEALETCKQAGINVAMITGDHLLTAVAVARQLGMMNKEDIAITGRDLEKMSDEELYSKVEKIRVYARVSPEHKLRIVNALKKRGHIVAMTGDGVNDAPALKAADIGIAMGKTGTEVAKEASDLILADDNFATIVEAIKLGREIFENIKKFIVYLLSANFAELLLPLSTAVLGLPLPFTATQILWVNLVTDGPPALALSLEKGEKDLIFRPPRKPGEPLFSKKEIIVYFVVVPVLLTLLLTGSFHILLARGEPEIEARTTVFTSLIITELVMAYALRSLHKPSLKLNPLDNKWLALILILSLLLQLAVLSIPQLANLLGISPITAYDLAHAAIVAVTMFISVEIAKKFLNH
- a CDS encoding glycosyltransferase family 2 protein, which translates into the protein MPENYPKVSIIIVNFKGTASLVKCLRSVLQTDYPDYEVIVVDSLTENIEEKIREEIGPTDRVKIIHFDRDIGAAGSHNIGAMASSPQSKYLVFLDNDVEVEKDWLKHLVKTAEELPNVGCVQAKVVSQSNQGRMDHAGLAIDLTATWVSTYGFDEQIFRQPIALFVASSAALLTPRELYFRLGGFDSSYFIYDDDTDYTWRVRLAGYNTVLEPRAVVHHEDKISSRLRFDKLYFGYRNRIQNVVKNMEPENMLPTFLVTLYLGYLSSVVLALSGRKESAAYMLAAWRVLTSLPRNIAKRRRVYMLRRVPDRAFLQKGFMQRNLFGAITMSRALLIRALKTKK